CCTTAATTATTCCGACGATATGGCATCCTTTTTTTTCTGAATTTGCTTATCATGTTGAGAAAGATTTAGCCAAACGAGGTCAGAAGTTGTTTATATGCAATGCTGAGGAAGATGGACAAAAAGAATTTGAATATCTGCAAATGTTGGAAAAAAATAAAGTTGATGGCATTATAGGAATTACCTATTCTGATATTGATCAGTATGTCTCATCCAATTTACCATTTGTGAGTATTGACCGACATTTCTCAGAAAGAATCCCTTATGTAACATCTGACAACTATGGAGGTGGAAAATTAGCAGCTGAAGTGTTGATAGAAAAAGGGGCTACTCAATTTGCTTTTATTGGAGGAACGAATCAGTTTGAGAATGAAACAGAACTTAGAAAAGTAGGGTTTTCGGAGACACTTCAAAAAAAAGGTCTAGTAGTCAAAAAATTAGATATGTTGGAACCTATTGATAATCTACATGAAAAAATTGAAAAATTTTTAGTAGATAATCCAGATATAGATGGAATTTTTACAGTTAATGATTTTATGGCTTTAAATGTTATAAAAGTAAGTGAAAAATTAAATCGATTTGCTCCTGCTGATTATCAAATTATAGGTTTTGATGGTTTGAAATCTGCAGTGGATCAAGAATACTATGTTTCAACAGTTGCACAACCAATTGAATTGATGGCTAAAGAAGCGGTTCAATTACTAGTAAATGTAATCGAAAAGAAAACAGGAGAAACGAGAATTGTGCTTCCTGTTCAATTTGAAGATGGCGGCACAACAAAAGTTTAAATATTTTTTCAAAATGTCTTGACAAGCATTATGGAATCGGTTACAATTTAGTCAATAAATCGGAAACGTTTCCAAAAAAATTAGGTTTCGACCTTAATTTTTTTAAATAACATTTGAAACGTTTCCGAAAAGGAGGACTATTATAATGGTGTTAAAAAAATCGACTGCAGTCGCAGTTCTTCTCTCTAGTTTATTACTTACTGCTTGTGGCAATGAGAAAGATAGTAAGACAAAAAATAATGGCGATGATAAGACTGTGACACTTTGGGTTCAGTATTCCAAAGAGTCAGCTGAAGGAAAAGTCATGACACAATCCATTAAAGATTTTAATGAAAGTAATGACAAGGGTTATAAAGCAACTGTTGAATACATTCCAAGAAGTGGTTCCGGTGGCGGATATGAAGATAAAGTAAATGCTGCATTAACCAACAACACACTACCAGATGTTTTAACTTTGGATGGTCCAAATACTGCTGCATATGCTAAATCAGGAATCATTGCTCCAATTGATGATTACATTACAAAAAAAGACGATTTACTTCCAAGTATTATTGATGAAGGGACGTACGATAATAAGCTATATTCATTAGGCTATTCTGAATCTAGTGTTGGTATTTACTACAATAAGAAAATGTTAGCAGATGCAGGTGTGGATATCAATAGCCTTCCAACGGTTCAAAATCCATGGACTTATGATCAATATAATGAGTTATTTGAAACTTTATCAAAACATTATAAAAAACCTGCAATTGATGTTGGCTTTGATGATCATTCAGAATGGCTAATGTACGCTTTCACACCATTTGTTTGGTCGTCTGGAGGTGACGTTGTTAATGCAAAAGGAACCAAATCTTCTGGAAGTTTTGATAATTCAGGGTCTGTCGAGGCATTTACATTTATTCAAGGATTGATTAAAAATGATTATTCAACAATCACTCCTGAGAAAAATGGTTTCCAAAAAGGTATTTATCCATTAAAAATGTCTGGTTCATGGACTATGCAAGAAATGGATTCTCAGTATAAAGATGTTGAATATGGTGTTTTGCCATTGCCAATGTCTCCTAAAACTAAAAAGTTAGTATCTCCAACTGGAAGTTGGGCATATGGTATGAGTGCTACAACGGATAAGAAAGAAGCAGCAGGTGCCTTGATTG
The sequence above is drawn from the Streptococcus pluranimalium genome and encodes:
- a CDS encoding LacI family DNA-binding transcriptional regulator, translated to MKATMKEVAELAGVGLGTVSRVVNGVKVKDSTLKKVEDAIRELNYQPDEYARGLKTNRSHIIALIIPTIWHPFFSEFAYHVEKDLAKRGQKLFICNAEEDGQKEFEYLQMLEKNKVDGIIGITYSDIDQYVSSNLPFVSIDRHFSERIPYVTSDNYGGGKLAAEVLIEKGATQFAFIGGTNQFENETELRKVGFSETLQKKGLVVKKLDMLEPIDNLHEKIEKFLVDNPDIDGIFTVNDFMALNVIKVSEKLNRFAPADYQIIGFDGLKSAVDQEYYVSTVAQPIELMAKEAVQLLVNVIEKKTGETRIVLPVQFEDGGTTKV
- a CDS encoding ABC transporter substrate-binding protein gives rise to the protein MVLKKSTAVAVLLSSLLLTACGNEKDSKTKNNGDDKTVTLWVQYSKESAEGKVMTQSIKDFNESNDKGYKATVEYIPRSGSGGGYEDKVNAALTNNTLPDVLTLDGPNTAAYAKSGIIAPIDDYITKKDDLLPSIIDEGTYDNKLYSLGYSESSVGIYYNKKMLADAGVDINSLPTVQNPWTYDQYNELFETLSKHYKKPAIDVGFDDHSEWLMYAFTPFVWSSGGDVVNAKGTKSSGSFDNSGSVEAFTFIQGLIKNDYSTITPEKNGFQKGIYPLKMSGSWTMQEMDSQYKDVEYGVLPLPMSPKTKKLVSPTGSWAYGMSATTDKKEAAGALIDFLGSDQEVYDMSVGNSVLPSRKSTSDRLSSEVSKQMKVLLDQNAETGHARPVLVNYPQISRIVQDSVTEITYVDQHKDVKAFLEQKAKEIDPLLK